The window TGCCGCCGGGGGTCGAAACGGTGCAGGGTCTCGACCTCGAAGACGAGGCCATCGGCGAGCGCTGGTCGGTGGAGGTGGACAAGGCGGTGAGCGCCGCCAGCACCACCCTGCGGGCCTTCGCCCGGCCGCCGGGCCGCAAGGTGATGCTGCTGCTCTCCGGCGGTTGGCCCTTCTCTCTGTCCAACTGGATCGCCGGCCGCTCCACACCGGGCTTCCGCTCGCCTCGGCTGGCCGACGGCTTCGAGCTCTACAGCCCCTTGACGGACACCGCCAACCGCCTCGGCTACACCCTCTATCCGGTGGACATGCCGGGATTGCCGGCGGTCGATTTGATGGGCGATGCGGCGGTCGATCGCCTCGCCATCGAGCGGCGGCGGGAAATCGAGATCCACGCCACCCTCGACTATCTGGCACAGGAGACCGGCGGCCGGCCGCTGATCGACGGCGATCGCGAAGCCGCCCTCGAACGGGTAGTGGAGGACACCCGCAGCTACTACTGGCTGGGTTTTACCGTCGACCCGCAGGAGACCCTCGATCGGCAGAAGATCCGCGTGCGCCTCCATCGAAAGGGTTTGGAGGCTCGGGCGCGGCGCAATTTCCAACCGCTGACCCGGGAGCAGGAAGAGAGCTTGCAGGTGGAGAGCGCCCTGCGCTTCGGCGATCCTCCCCGGGAGGCGCCGTTGACCGTCGCCTTGGGCGAACCGGAGCGCGCCGGCCGGCGCCGCATGGAGGTGCCGGTGCAGGTGGCGATTCCCCTGGACATGGTGACTTTCGTGCCCACCGCCGACGGCGTCGAAGGGCGCTTAGAGCTGCGGATCGCCGCCCAGGACGAGGGCGGCGACCTGTCGGACATTCCCATCCTGGGCATTCCGGTGCGGCTTCCCCAGGCGCCGGAGGCCGGCAAGTATGCCCGCTTCGACACCAGCGTGACCCTGCGGCGGGAAAAGAATCGCCTGATTTTCTCCCTGACGGATCCCCCGACCGGCCGTACTGCTTCCGCCCGGATGGACGTCGAGCCGTAGCTCCGGAGAAGATGACGGCGCGCAAGAGGCGCGCCCCTTGCATCCAGGCTCACTAGGAGAAATTCGCCCGGCGTCCGCCGGGCTGCCGCTATAATCCCGGAGCTGACCTTGAGGGACGGAGGAACCATCCAGTGAACACAACTCGAACCCTCGCCATCGCCGGACTTTTCGTCTGCGTTGGCGTGCTCTTCGGTTCGTCCGGCTTCGGTGCCAAAGCCGCCGCGGCGCAGGACAAAGTGACCGCCCAGGATCGCCTGAAGCAGTTGCGCGAACGGGCCCTGGCGGCCGATGCAGAAGACGAGGCCGCCGGCGATCTCGATCTGTTCGTCGACGTCGTCAACGTCAACGTCGTCAACGTCGAGGTCTATGTCACCGACAAGAAGGGCAACCGCATCAACGGCCTGACGCGCGACGACTTCGAAGTCTTCGAAGACGGCAAGCAAGTGCAGATCAGCAACTTTTACGCGGTGGAGGGCGGCCGCCCGGTGGCCGGCGACATCCCGGAGATCGTGCCGCCGTCGGAAGCTCCGGAGGCCATTCAGGCTCCGCCGACGGAAGGGCCGCAACTGCCGCCGGACCAGCAATTGTCGCTGATCATTTACATCGACAACTTCAATATTCGCCCGCCCAACCGCAACCGGGCGCTGCGCGACATCCGCACCTTCCTGCTGCAGAACGTGCAGCCGGGCGACCAGGTGATGCTGGTCAGCTACGAGCGTTCGATCAAGATTCGCCGACCCTTCACCACCGATCCGCAGGTGGTGGCCTCGGCCCTGACGGAACTGGAGCGGCTCACCGGATACGCAGACCAGCGTGACTACGACCGCCGCGACACCCTCGACCGCATCGAGGACGCCCGCTCGCCGTCCGAAGCTCTCACCTGGGCGCGGTCCTACGCCGAGCAGCGGCAGAACGATATGCGCTTCACCATCAACGCTTTGAAGGAGATGGTCAGCTCGTTGGCCGGTTTGCCCGGCCGCAAGGCGATTCTCTACGTCAGCGACGGTATTCCGATGGTCGCCGGTCAGGATCTCTTCCACGCCGTCGACGGCCTCCACGGCAGCCAGTCCGGAGCGATCACCGAAGCCTTTGGCTACGACACGTCGTCGAAGTTCCGGGAGTTGGCGGCGCAGGCCAACGCCAGCCGCATCACCTTCTACACCCTCGATGCGGCGGGTCTGCGGGTGTCGAACGCCATTTCGGCGGAGAATTCCCGCTCCGAGCCCCTCGGCATCGAGTCCATCAATACCAGCAACTTGCAGAGCCCGCTGCGCTACGTGGCGGAGACCACCGGCGGCTTTGCGATCATCAATCGCAATCGCTTCGACGGCATGCTCGAACGGGTGGCGATGGACTTCACCACTTTCTATTCCCTGGGCTACCGGGCGCCGGAGACCCGCCGCGGCCGGTACCACCGGATCGAAGTCAAGCTGAAGGACAAGAAGGGCCGCGTGGTGCGCCACCGCGAGGGCTACCGCGACAAAACCGTCGAGGCGCGCATGACCGACGGCGCCATGTCGGTGCTGCACTTCAACTTCGAGCGCAACCCCCTGGGAACGAGGCTCGAGTTCGGATCCGAGCGGCAGCGCGATCGGCGGTTCTACGAAGTGCCGGTGAAGGTGCGGATCCCGATCGGCGAGTTGGTCCTGATCCCGCGCGAAGAGACCCACGAGTCGCGGGTGCGACTGTATATCGCCGCGATGGACACCGACGGTGGTACATCGCCGGTGCAGCAGCAGGTGGTGCCGATCAGCATTCCCTCCGACGAGATCGAGCAGGCCAAGGCCCAGGACTACGTCTACACCCTCAGTCTGCTGATGCGCGAGGGCGACCACAAGGTGGCGGTGGGCGTGCGGGACGAAGTTGCGTCCGTCGAGAGTTTCGTTTTGGGCTCCGTGCGGGTGGGTGGCTAGGCCGATTCGATGAAAGCCTGGATCGAAATGTTCCGCGCCTTGGGGAACGCTCTCTTCGAGCTGCTGGCGGCGGAGCTGGCGGCGTTGGGCGGGGAGATGGCGAAGTCCGGCCGGGGCTTTGCGATCGCTCTGGGGTTCTTCGGAGCGGCGGTCATCGTCGCCTTCTGGACCTTCGGTGTCTTCACCTATGCCTTGATCCAGATTGTGGCCCTGGCGCTGCCTTTGTGGGGTGCCGCTTTGACGGTGACCGGCACCCTGGTCCTGGTGATGGCGATTCTGGTGGCCATCGGGGTGTACAAAGTCAAGAAGCTGGAGAGTCCCGGCGTCACCGCCCAAAGGCGAGTGGCGGACATGCGCGACTGGTGGAACCACCAGCTGCTGCCGGAGGTCGACCGGCCTGTCCTCGATGAGGGTGGCAAGAAGGGCGAGGAGGCACCGTGATGGACCGAGAGCAGAGGGTGATGGAGAGCCGCCAACGGGTAGAGGACCGGCTGGCGGAAGTGCAGGAGGCTTTCCGTTCGGAGCTGGGCATTATCGCGCCGGAGCGCCGCGCTTGGCGCCTCGGCCTGGTGGCCGCCGCCGCCGGCCTCGCCATCGCCATCGGCCTCAAGCGGCGCCGCAAGCAGCGGAGCCGATAGAAAACGCCAGTAGAACGGTTTCCTCCACAGCGGCAAGGGCGTCACGTCCGCCGCCGTCAGTCCGCCAGGATCGTCACCTCCACCGGCTCGCCGCGCCGCACGCCCCACGCCGGCGCCAGAGGTTCACCGTTGTAGGCGAGCTCCAGAGTCCCCAGCGAACCCGGCAGCAAGGCAGCCTGTCCTGCCGGAATCTCTTCGTAGTGACCCGCTCGAACCTCGATTCGGTGCCGTAACTGGCCGCTGCCCACGGTGGTGCGGCAGGCGCCGTTTCCGATCCATTCGCTCGGCAGGTTGGTCACCAGATTTCCGTAGTGATCGATGTGGGCCACCGACCCTTCGAGGCGGCTGCCGGCTCGCCCCGGCGGACCGTGGAGGACCGGCTCCGGCTCCGTCAGCAACACCGGATCCGTCACCTCGGGACCGAGGTTTGGGAGGGATTCCCCGTCGGCCAGCGCCGCCGCGGCGGGAGCGAAACGATCCCGGCCGGCGAAGGTGCGGCCGGCGGTGAGGGCGGAGTCCCCGTTCGGGTCTCCATCGAGGTACAGGTCCGGCCGCTCGATGGCGTGCACCGCGGCATCCGCCGCGGTCCGCAGAACCCAGCTCAGAAGCCCGTTGTCCGGGGCGACAAAGCGATGGCCCCGGACCTCCGCCGCCACCATGCGCCGGCGCGAGCCGACTCCCGGGTCGACCACTGCCAGGTGCACCGTACCGTCCGGGAACCAGCGCCAGGCAGCGCCCAGCAGCCAGCCGGCGCCGGCGATGTCGCCGGCGGCCACCTGGTGGGAGACATCCACCAGCACCGCTCCCGGCGCCCGCTGGAGGAGCACCCCTTTCATCGCCGCCAGGTAGTAGTCGCGGTCGCCGAAGTCCGTCAACAAGGTGATCACCGGCATCCCTCGATGATAGCGGGATCACGCCGCAGAGGCGGGTAGAATCCCGCTCATGGAGACCCTCGTGTTGTTCACCAAACCGGCGGTGCCGGGGCAGGTCAAGACCCGCCTGATCGGCGCTCTGACGGCGGAGCAGGCGGCCGAGCTGCACCAGACCTTCCTCGACGACATGGTCGAGCGCCTGGGCGCGGAGGGCGCGGAGTTCGACACCCGCATCGCCTGGGCGTTGGCCGCGGAGGAGCCGGTTCCCGCGGGCCCCTGGCCGGGGGAACGGCAGCGGGGGGCGGATCTCGGAGAACGCCTGTTCAACAGCCTGTCGCGGGCCGCCTCCCACAGTCGGCGGGTGGCCGCCGTCGGCAGTGATCACCCGGCCCTGGCGCGGCGGGATGTCGAAACCGCCTTCGCGGCCCTCGACGCCGCCGATGTCGTCCTCGGTCCCGCCACCGACGGTGGCTACTACCTGGTGGCGGTGCGCGCCGCAGCCCTCGACCGCCGGCTGTTCGAAGACATCCCCTGGAGCACCGGCGGCGTGTTCGAGGCCACCCGCGCCCGCTGCCGGCAACTGGGCCTTCGCCTCGCCGCGCTCGATTGTGGTTCCGATGTGGATACGGCGGAGGATCTGCGCCGGCTCGCCCACGCCTTGGCCGCCGGCACCGTGGAGTGCCCGCGTACCGAAGCTCTGCTCACCTCCTGGGGCGGGTGGCTGCCGTCATGAGACGCCGATGAGACCGAGGAGAAAGGTGATGCGATGAAGGTGTTGACGGCCGAAACGATGGCCGCCGTGGACCGGCGGGCGATCGAAGAGATCGGCCTGCCCGGCGCAGTGCTGATGGAGAACGCCGCCATCGGCCTGGCGGACGCCATCGGGGAGCGGTTTCCGGGCGCCGAAGCGGTGGCGATCTTCTGCGGCCCCGGCAACAACGGCGGCGACGGCCTGGCCCTCGGGCGCCACTTGGCGATCCGCGGCTATCGCCTCGCCCTCTGTTTGTGGACCGGCGGTCGAGAACTCGCCGGCGACGCGGCGATGCAGCACGCCGTCTGCTCGCGCCAAGGGCTCAACGTACGGCGGATCGCATCCGACGACGATGCTTCCCGGGCCCTCGCCGAAGCGGCGACCTGCGACCTGGTGGTGGATGCTCTCTTCGGTACCGGCCTGTCGCGCCCCCTCGAGGGCTTGCCGGCGACGCTGGTGCGGGGCATCAACCACCTGCCGTCGCCGCGCTTGGCGGTGGATTTGCCGAGCGGCCTCAACGGCGGCCGCCACCAGGTCTTCGGGCCGGCGGTGCGGGCCGAGGTGACCGTGGCCTTGGGCGCCCTCAAGGTGCCCCATGTCCTAGAGCCGGCGGCCGAGCGGGTGGGGGAGGTGGTGCTGGCGGACCTGGGGATTCCGCCGGCCTTGCTCGCCGAGGCGCCGTCGGAACTCGAGCTGCTGACCGCCGACGATCTCGCCCCGAGCCTCGCGCCGCGCCGGCCGGAAAGCCACAAGGGGACCTACGGCCACGTCCTGATCGTCGCCGGCTCGCCGGGCAAGGCCGGTGCGGCGGTGCTGGCGGCTCGCGCGGCGGTGCGCGGCGGCGCCGGCCTGGTGACCGTGGCGGTGCCGCGGGAGCTTCTGACGGCGGTGGATCTCGGTTCCGTCGAGTCGATGACCTTGCCGCTCCATTCGACCCCCATCGGCGAACTGTCGCCGCAAGGTGCCGAGGCGGTGCTCGAAGCCTGCCGGGACCGCGACCTGCTGGCGCTGGGTCCGGGACTCGGTACGACCCTCGGCGAAGGCGGCGAGGCGCTGGCCGCGACGGTTCGCCGCATTGCCCTCGCGGTGCCGCTGCCGCTGGTGCTCGACGCCGACGGCCTCAACGCCTTCGCCGGCCGCTGCGAGGAACTGGCCGCCCGCTCCCTTCCCACGGTACTCACACCCCATCCCGGTGAGCTGGGGCGGCTGCTCGGAATCTCGACCGCCGAGGTGCAGGAGGATCGGCCAGCGGCGGCCCGCCGGGTGGCGGAGGCGAGCGGAGCGCTGGTGGTGCTCAAGGGGCACCGCACGCTGATCGCTAACCCTGACGGCGCTCTCGCCGTCTGCTCCGCCGGCAATCCCGGTATGGCGACGGGCGGCACCGGCGATGTGCTCACCGGCCTGCTCGCTGCCTTGCTGGCGCACCGGGAGGGAGAGGGGGATGATCCCTTTGCCGCCGACCCGGGCCTTTCGCGCCGGGTAGCCCTCGCCGTATACCTGCACGCCCTCGCCGGCGACGAGGCGGCGGCACGGCGCGGTGAAGCGAGCCTGGCGGCGGGCGACTTGGTGGAAACCCTGCCGGCGGCCTGGAAGGCGCTGGAGGATGGGCGGTGACCGGCGAAGAGGGGGAACCGCGCGCCGCGGAGACACCATGGACCGGCCTCGACGGCCCGCCCTGGACGACCCGCGACGAGGCTGAGACGCGCGCCCTCGGCACCCGCCTGGCGGCGCATCTGGCGCCGGATTCGATTCTTCTGCTCAGCGGCGAGATGGGCGCCGGCAAGACCGTCCTCACCCAGGGCATCGCCGCCGGCCTGGGTATCGATCCGGCGGAGGTGCAGTCCCCCACGTATACTCTGGTCCGCGAACACCGCGGCGACGGCGGCGATCTGATCCATCTCGATCTCTACCGGCTCGAACCCTCAGAGGTTGCCGACCTGGGCCTCGAAGAAGTGCTCGACGGACCCGGAGTGAAGGTGGTGGAGTGGCCGGATCGCCTGCCGTGGCCGATTCCCGGCGCGCTCCGCCTCCGCCTCGAACGGCGGGCCGGCGGTGGGCGCAGGATCCAGTAAATTTCCGATGAAGTAGAAGATTCCATCCGATCGCAACAGACGTTCCGGCCGCTCGTCGGCCGGACAGGAGGATTGCAGGGAATGAAGATCAAGAAAGTGGGTGTGCTGGGCTGTGGCTTGATGGGCGCCGGCATCGCCGAGGTGGCCGCGCGCTCGGGCTACGAAACGGTGGTGCGGGAGCTTTCCGAGAACGTGCTCGACAAGGGTTTGGGGCGGATTCACAAGTCCCTCGATCGGGCTGTCGCCAAGGGCAAGATGGAAGAGGGCGACCGCGACGCCACCCTCGGTCGCCTCTCGGGCACCGTCGAGCTGGCCGATCTGGCGGACTGCGATGTGGTGGTCGAGGCGATCATCGAGAACCTCGAGGAGAAAAAGAAAACCCTCGCCGCCCTCGACAAAGAGGTCAAGGAGGGCGCCGTGTTCGGCAGCAACACTTCCTCCCTGACGGTCACTCAGCTCGCCATGGCGACGGAGCGGCCGGATCGGGTGGTGGGCCTCCATTTCTTCAATCCGGTGCCGGTGATGAAGCTGTGCGAAGTGGTGCGCACCATTGTCACCTCGGACGACGCCTTCGATACGGCTTTCGAGTTCATTCGCTCCCTGGGCAAGGAACCGATCGCCTGCAGGGACAACTCGGGCTTCATCGTCAACCGCCTGCTGGTGCCGTACCTGCTCGACGCCATCCGCGCCCTCGAAGAAGGCGTCGGCAGCGTCGAGGACATCGACAAGGGCATGCAGCTCGGCACCGGCTACCCGATGGGGCCGTTCACGCTGCTCGATTTCGTCGGCCTGGACACCACCTACTACATCGCGGAGATCATGTTCGACGAGTACCGCGAGAGGCGCTTCGCGCCGCCGCCGCTCCTCAAGCAAATGGTGCAGGCCGGCCGCTTCGGCCGCAAGAGCGGCCGTGGCTTCTACGATTATTCCGGCGGCTGACGTCGAGCGGTGGTAAGCTTCGCGGTTCCGGGGCTCCCAGGAATTGTTTCCAGGCGGGAGCCCCGACCGCACTGAGATGAAGCCACCGCTGAGGTCCCACTCCCCATGATCCAGGCCACGCTGGCCGAAGAAGGGCTCGATGCCATCTTCGGTACGCGGGACGACAATCTGCGCCGCATCGAGCGCGCGTTCAACGTCCAGCTCGGCGCCCGCGGCGCCCAGATCAACATCTCCGGCGATTCCGACCGGGTCGAGCAGGTCGAGCATCTGCTGCGCGAGCTCTCCACCCTGACGGAGCGCGGATTCCGCCTGCGGCCGACGGACGTCCATACCGCTATCCGGGTGGTGCAGGAGGATCCGTCGGCCTCGTTGGTGGGTTTCTTCCTGCCGGAGGGTCCGGTCGCATCGGTGCGCCGCATGGTCACCCCCCGCAGCCTGCGGCAGATGCGCTATCTGCAGGCGATGGCGGATCACGACCTGGTGATTTCCATCGGTCCGGCGGGTACCGGCAAGACCTATTTGGCGGTGGCGATGGCCGCCGCCGCGCTGCTTGAAAAGAAGGTGCGCCGGATCGTGCTGGCGCGGCCGGCGGTGGAGGCCGGCGAAAAGCTAGGATTCTTGCCCGGCGACCTGGCGGACAAGGTCAACCCGTACCTGCGACCTCTCTACGACGCCCTCTACGACATCATCGGTTTCGAAAAGGTCAGCCGGATGCTCGAGCGCAGCGTCATCGAGGTGGCGCCCATCGCTTTCATGCGCGGCCGCACCCTGAACGAGAGCTTCATCATTCTGGATGAGGCCCAGAACACCACCACCGAGCAGATGAAGATGTTCCTGACCCGCATCGGCTACGGCTCGAAGGCGGTGATCAACGGTGACGTGACCCAGGTGGATCTGCCGTCCGGCCGCATGTCCGGCCTGCGGGAAGCGGAGATCGTGCTGTCGAGCATCCCCGGCATCGAGTTTTTTCGCTTCGATAAGCGGGATGTCGTGCGGCATCCGCTGGTGCAGAAGATCGTCACCGCCTACGACCGCTTCGATCGCCGGCGGGAGGAGGAGCCGATCCCGGATTCGGAAGAACCTCCGGCGCCGGCTCCCGCCACCCATTCCGAGGATCGTTGATCACCATCGTGGCTTCCAAACCCACCAGCGCCACCACCCCGCTCGCCGCGACCCGCAGTCTGCGGCCGGGCACCGGGCGCAACGGCAAGGGCCGCAACGGCAGCGGCCGCAACGGCCGCAATGGCCGGCCCCGGGGAGTCAAGGGCTGGCTGAATGCGTCGCGCCGGCTGTGGTTCCAGGCCCTCGAAATGCCGGCGCTATGGACCCTGTTGGCGGTCGCCGTTCTGGCGCCGCTGTTGATGCCTCAGGGCTTGTTGTTCACTCCTCGGGTGGAGGCCGGCGCCGTCGCCCAACGCGATTTTGTGGCGCCAAAGGACCTGGAAATCCTGGACAGCCGGGCGACGGCCGAAAAACGCCAGCGAGCGCGCGAGGAAGTCCTGGCGGTCTATGACTTCGATCCCCGTCTGCGGCAAGAGCTGGACCTGCAGTTCACGGAGCTGTTCGATCTCGGCCGCCGGGAGGAACCGGCGCCGATCCCGGAGGAACTGCGCGCCGCGACGGACCTGCGCCTCGGAAGCCCGCAAATGGACCTGCTGGTCGGGCAAGGATTCTCGGCGGATCTGGAAGATCGCATCCGCAGCCTCGTCGGCCAGGCCCACCGCCGCAAGATTGTCAGCAACAAGGCGCGGCTGCTCGATCACTCGGTGGACGGCATCGTGCTGCGCGATATCGCCGCCGGCACCGAGCAGGTCGAGCGCAACCTGTTCGTCTCCCTCGGTTACCCGGACGAGCTGCGGGAGTTCCTCGAAGCCCAGGTGCGCAACTGGCCGGGCCTTTCCGGCGCCGAACGGCGCGTTCTCGGCAAGCTCCTGCTGGAGAACCTCGCCCCCAATCTACAGCGCAATCGCCTCGAGACCCAGCGCCGGCAGGGGGCCGCGGAAGAAGAGGTCGAGCCCCTCTTTACCCGCGTGCGGCGGGGGCAGGTGATCGTCCGGCGGGGCGATGCCGTCAGCCCTCCGCAGGCGGAGGCCATCGCCAGCCTCTCCGGCAGCAAGTCCATGGTCGACCGCATGCTGCCGGTGACCGGCACGGTGTTCTTGGTCGCCCTGGCGGTGCTGCTGCTGTGGCTCGGCTTGCGCCGCGAGCGGGTGGCCGGCCACAGCCGCGAGCGGGTGTTCAACGAAGTGTTATTGACCCTGGTGCTGTCGCTCCTCGGCGCCAAGTTCGCGTTCGTCGTCGCCAAGGCGCTGGGCTCCACCATCGAGCGGGCGCCCTTCGACTCCGCCGAGAGCTACATCTTCGCCATCCCGTTCGCCGCCGCCTCGCTGATCGCCGGTCTGCTCTTCGGCCGGCCCATCGCGCTGCTGTCGGCGGTGGTGTTCTCGGTGTTGGTCAGCCGCCTCGCCCTCGGCGAGCCGATCGCGGTGGTGGTGTACAGCTTGGCCGGTTCCTTCGCCGCCATCTTCGGTCTGGAGCAAATCCAGATCAAGCAGCGCTTGGTGATGATCCGCATCGGCCTGTTGGTGAGCGCCGTCAGTGTGGTGACGGTCCTGCTGCTGCACGCCCTGTCGGATTCGCCGGTGACCGCCGGTGAGCTGGCCTTCCGGGCCGCCTGCGCGGTGGGCGGTGGGATGATCGTGACGGCGGTGGCGAGCTTCGCCATCCCGATTCTCGAGTCGATGCTCGGCATCACCACGGACATCAAGCTGATCGAGCTGTCGAACACCAACCTGCCGATCCTGCGGCGCCTGGCCTTCGAAGCACCGGGCACCTTCCAGCACTCGCTGATGGTGGCCAACCTCGCCAAGGTCGGCTGCGAGGCGGTGCGGGCCGACGCCACCTTGGCCTACACCGGCGGCTTGTACCACGACATCGGCAAAGTCCTGCGGCCGGAATACTTCGTGGAGAACCAGCGGCCGGGCCACAACCGTCACGACAAGCTGTCGCCCTCGATGAGCGCCCTGATTCTGATCAACCACGTCAAGGAAGGGGTTGAACTGGCCCGCGAACAGCACCTGCCGCAGGCCATCATCGACGCCATCGAGCAGCACCACGGCACCCGGCTGATCAAGTTCTTCTACAACCGGGCGGTCGAACGCTGCGATCCGGAGACCGGCGAGGTGAACGAAGCCAAGTACCGTTACCCCGGCCCCAAGCCTCAGGACAAAGTGATGGGCGTGCTGATGCTCGCCGATGCCGTCGAGGCAGCCAGCCGCACGCTGATCGATCCCAGTCCGGCGAAGGTGCGCTCCCTGATCCGCACCCTGACGGACGATGCCCTAGCGGACGGCCAGCTCGACCACACGGATCTCACCCTGGCGGACCTTCATCTGGTCACCGAGGCATTCCAGCGGGTGTTGACCAACATCTTTCACCGCCGGGTGGACTACCCGGGCTTCGATTTCAATGCGCCGCCCAAACAGGAGCGCCGCGCCAGCGAGGCGCGGGCCTCTTGACCACCCGCGGCAAGCCGGAAATCGTGTTGCTCAACCCCAACGGCTATCCGGAGGCATCGGCCCGCCGGCTTCGCCCATGGCTCGAAGCGCTGGTCGGCGAGCTGGCGCCGGCCGCTGGCGGCTTGTCCGTACGCTTTGCCGGCGATCGCCTGCTGCGCCGGGTCAATCGCGAATTTCGCCGGCGGGATCGGCCGACGGACGTGCTGTCCTTCCCGGGCGAAGATTGCGTCGACGGCCCTTACCTCGGGGACGTGCTGATCTCGGTACCCACCGCCCGCCGCCAGGCGGCGCGCCAGGGCCACTCGGTGGAGCGGGAATTGCGCATTCTCCTGCTGCACGGCCTGCTGCACTGCCTGGGGCACGATCACGAGACCGACGACGGCGAGATGGACCGCCTGGAGAAGCGAATCCGGGCACAGTGGTTGGAGGCGCCGGTCGCCGACCGGTCCGCGGGCCGCCAGCCCGCTGGCGATCATTCCGCTGCCGATCATCGGGGATCCGCCGCATGACCTCCTGGAGCGCTGGAGTGATGGCCTCCCTGTGGATCGCCGCGGCGGTGGCGGTGCAGCTCGCCGTGTCGGCGGTGTCCGCCCTGCTGGAGCGCAGCGGCCCGGTTCGGCTGCGCCTGTGGGCGGAGGAGGACGCCGGCCACCTGCAGGCGCTGCACGACCGGCGCGAGCGCTTCAATGCCTTCCGTTTGGTGTTGAGCTTCCTTGCCAAGGCGGCTCCCGTCGGGGTGTTCATGGTGGTCCTTGATGGTGCCCTGCGCATGAATCTGCCGGCCGCAACGGCGGTTCTGGTAGCGACCGCCTGCACCCTTTTGGCGCTGATGCTGTCGGAGGTGATCAACCGCCTGATGGTCGATCACGTCGCCGAGGCCGCCCTCCGACGGTCCACCGGCATCGCCCGGTTCTTCTACTTCATCACCCTGCCGCTGGTCTTGCTCTTCCAGCCGTTGATGCGCCGCCCGCAGGATCCGCCGGTGGAGGATGACGAAGCTTCGGACAGC is drawn from Acidobacteriota bacterium and contains these coding sequences:
- a CDS encoding HDIG domain-containing metalloprotein, producing the protein MASKPTSATTPLAATRSLRPGTGRNGKGRNGSGRNGRNGRPRGVKGWLNASRRLWFQALEMPALWTLLAVAVLAPLLMPQGLLFTPRVEAGAVAQRDFVAPKDLEILDSRATAEKRQRAREEVLAVYDFDPRLRQELDLQFTELFDLGRREEPAPIPEELRAATDLRLGSPQMDLLVGQGFSADLEDRIRSLVGQAHRRKIVSNKARLLDHSVDGIVLRDIAAGTEQVERNLFVSLGYPDELREFLEAQVRNWPGLSGAERRVLGKLLLENLAPNLQRNRLETQRRQGAAEEEVEPLFTRVRRGQVIVRRGDAVSPPQAEAIASLSGSKSMVDRMLPVTGTVFLVALAVLLLWLGLRRERVAGHSRERVFNEVLLTLVLSLLGAKFAFVVAKALGSTIERAPFDSAESYIFAIPFAAASLIAGLLFGRPIALLSAVVFSVLVSRLALGEPIAVVVYSLAGSFAAIFGLEQIQIKQRLVMIRIGLLVSAVSVVTVLLLHALSDSPVTAGELAFRAACAVGGGMIVTAVASFAIPILESMLGITTDIKLIELSNTNLPILRRLAFEAPGTFQHSLMVANLAKVGCEAVRADATLAYTGGLYHDIGKVLRPEYFVENQRPGHNRHDKLSPSMSALILINHVKEGVELAREQHLPQAIIDAIEQHHGTRLIKFFYNRAVERCDPETGEVNEAKYRYPGPKPQDKVMGVLMLADAVEAASRTLIDPSPAKVRSLIRTLTDDALADGQLDHTDLTLADLHLVTEAFQRVLTNIFHRRVDYPGFDFNAPPKQERRASEARAS
- the ybeY gene encoding rRNA maturation RNase YbeY, with protein sequence MTTRGKPEIVLLNPNGYPEASARRLRPWLEALVGELAPAAGGLSVRFAGDRLLRRVNREFRRRDRPTDVLSFPGEDCVDGPYLGDVLISVPTARRQAARQGHSVERELRILLLHGLLHCLGHDHETDDGEMDRLEKRIRAQWLEAPVADRSAGRQPAGDHSAADHRGSAA
- a CDS encoding PhoH family protein, whose translation is MIQATLAEEGLDAIFGTRDDNLRRIERAFNVQLGARGAQINISGDSDRVEQVEHLLRELSTLTERGFRLRPTDVHTAIRVVQEDPSASLVGFFLPEGPVASVRRMVTPRSLRQMRYLQAMADHDLVISIGPAGTGKTYLAVAMAAAALLEKKVRRIVLARPAVEAGEKLGFLPGDLADKVNPYLRPLYDALYDIIGFEKVSRMLERSVIEVAPIAFMRGRTLNESFIILDEAQNTTTEQMKMFLTRIGYGSKAVINGDVTQVDLPSGRMSGLREAEIVLSSIPGIEFFRFDKRDVVRHPLVQKIVTAYDRFDRRREEEPIPDSEEPPAPAPATHSEDR